A stretch of the Corynebacterium maris DSM 45190 genome encodes the following:
- a CDS encoding WhiB family transcriptional regulator, producing MAVQVDGSKTRPLSFERDEWVARSVCRNGDPDALFVRGAQQREAATVCRGCPVAVECLSDALDNRIEFGVWGGLTERQRRALLKRNPDIEDWAGYLAHGGKIDGV from the coding sequence ATGGCCGTGCAAGTGGATGGTTCGAAAACTCGGCCGCTCAGCTTTGAGCGCGATGAATGGGTCGCTCGATCCGTATGTCGTAACGGGGATCCGGACGCGCTGTTCGTCCGTGGCGCGCAGCAGCGGGAGGCGGCCACGGTGTGCCGCGGGTGCCCGGTGGCGGTGGAGTGTCTCTCGGACGCGTTGGACAACCGCATTGAATTCGGCGTCTGGGGAGGGCTGACGGAGCGGCAGCGGCGCGCGCTGCTGAAGAGGAATCCCGACATCGAGGATTGGGCCGGTTACCTGGCCCACGGCGGGAAAATCGACGGCGTCTAA
- a CDS encoding metallophosphoesterase — MNKVVLSSLGAGAAAGVGLAAWGYNQLNNFQLKQHELPLLPPGTLRGKQEFRLLHVSDLHMIPGQEEKIAWVSALDSLSPDLVVNTGDNLSDKRAVPDALRALGPLLNRPGMMVFGTNDYWEPRMPNLAKYLFKRKRAPSYVELPWKDLRAACVERGWYDATHKRLEFQVGPVRIAAAGVDDPHHDFDDYDLIAGAPNEDADLTIGLLHAPEPRVLDRFAADGYQLALAGHTHGGQLCLPGGKAIVTNSGIDRGRAQGLHEHKGMKLHVSNGLGTSKFAPARLWCPPSATLLRITERADA, encoded by the coding sequence ATGAACAAAGTGGTGTTGTCCTCCCTCGGCGCGGGCGCCGCAGCCGGCGTCGGCCTGGCCGCCTGGGGCTACAACCAACTGAACAATTTCCAGCTCAAACAACATGAACTGCCGTTGCTTCCGCCCGGCACGTTGCGCGGCAAGCAGGAATTCCGGCTCCTGCACGTCTCCGACCTGCACATGATCCCCGGCCAGGAGGAGAAAATCGCGTGGGTCTCCGCCCTCGACTCCCTCTCCCCTGACCTGGTGGTCAACACCGGCGACAATCTCTCCGACAAGCGCGCCGTCCCGGATGCCCTGCGGGCCCTGGGCCCCCTGTTGAACCGCCCCGGCATGATGGTCTTCGGCACCAACGACTACTGGGAACCGCGGATGCCGAACCTGGCGAAGTACCTGTTCAAGCGCAAGCGCGCCCCCTCCTACGTGGAGCTGCCGTGGAAAGATCTGCGCGCCGCCTGCGTTGAACGCGGATGGTACGACGCCACCCACAAGCGGCTGGAGTTCCAGGTCGGCCCCGTGCGCATCGCCGCCGCCGGAGTGGACGACCCCCACCACGACTTCGACGACTACGACCTGATCGCCGGCGCCCCCAACGAGGACGCCGACCTGACCATCGGGTTGCTGCACGCCCCCGAACCGCGGGTGCTCGACCGTTTCGCCGCCGACGGCTACCAGCTGGCGCTGGCCGGCCACACTCACGGCGGACAACTGTGTCTGCCGGGCGGGAAAGCCATCGTCACCAACTCCGGCATCGACCGCGGCCGCGCCCAGGGGTTGCACGAGCACAAGGGCATGAAGCTGCACGTGAGCAACGGCCTGGGTACCTCGAAATTCGCCCCGGCCCGGCTGTGGTGCCCGCCCTCGGCCACCCTGCTGCGCATCACGGAGCGTGCCGACGCCTGA
- a CDS encoding catalase, giving the protein MANIDDILSQGRRNPAHKHTTRHNGAPIPSENHSITQGKQGSVILDDIHLVEKLAHFNREMVPDRIPHAKGHGAFGELHVTEDVSQYTKAKLFQPGAVTPMGIRFSTVAGESGSPDTWRDVHGFAMRYYTQDGNYDIVGNNTPIFFVRDAMKFPDFIHSQKRLEANGLRSADMQWDFWTRAPESAHQVTYLMGGRGTPKTNRHMNGYGSHTFQWINAAGEAFWIKYHFVSQQGVENFTDAEATEMAGINADYHREDLWEAIERGDFPKWDVYVQVMPVDEAEDYRFNPFDLTKIWSKKDYPRIKVGYFELNRNPENYHNQIEQIALDPSNLVPGVGFSPDKMLQGRIFAYADQQRYRIGPNYRQLPVNRPVNGDVNTYSHKGQMAYEHNDPDAPVYSPNGRGKGAGYLDDGVTSNHGDYFSDANDYGEADDAMVGLNTHGDELYRGTYVKHAEDDDFIQPGTLYREVMDDKEKEELADNITGAMVGVSPDVEERCYWYWSSVDENLGKRVKELFAAKKDLPEDHK; this is encoded by the coding sequence ATGGCAAACATCGACGACATTCTGTCGCAGGGTCGCCGCAACCCCGCGCACAAGCACACCACCCGCCACAACGGCGCCCCGATCCCGTCCGAGAACCACTCGATCACCCAGGGCAAGCAGGGTTCGGTCATTCTCGATGACATCCACCTCGTGGAGAAGCTGGCCCACTTCAACCGCGAGATGGTCCCGGACCGCATCCCGCACGCCAAGGGCCACGGCGCCTTCGGTGAGCTGCACGTGACCGAGGACGTCTCCCAGTACACCAAGGCCAAGCTGTTCCAGCCGGGCGCCGTCACCCCGATGGGCATCCGCTTTTCCACGGTCGCCGGCGAGTCCGGCTCCCCGGACACCTGGCGTGACGTGCACGGCTTCGCCATGCGCTACTACACCCAGGACGGCAACTACGACATCGTGGGCAACAACACCCCGATCTTCTTCGTCCGCGACGCCATGAAGTTCCCGGACTTCATCCACTCGCAGAAGCGCCTGGAGGCCAACGGCCTGCGCTCCGCCGACATGCAGTGGGACTTCTGGACCCGCGCACCGGAATCCGCGCACCAGGTCACCTACCTGATGGGCGGCCGCGGCACCCCGAAGACCAACCGCCACATGAACGGCTACGGCTCCCACACCTTCCAGTGGATCAACGCCGCCGGCGAGGCCTTCTGGATCAAGTACCACTTCGTCTCCCAGCAGGGCGTCGAGAACTTCACCGACGCCGAGGCCACCGAGATGGCCGGCATCAACGCCGACTACCACCGTGAGGACCTGTGGGAGGCCATCGAGCGCGGCGACTTCCCGAAGTGGGACGTCTACGTGCAGGTCATGCCGGTCGACGAGGCGGAGGACTACCGCTTCAACCCCTTCGACCTGACCAAGATCTGGTCCAAGAAGGACTACCCGCGCATCAAGGTCGGTTACTTCGAGCTCAACCGCAACCCGGAGAACTACCACAATCAGATCGAGCAGATCGCCCTGGACCCGTCCAACCTGGTTCCGGGCGTGGGCTTCTCCCCGGACAAGATGCTGCAGGGCCGCATCTTCGCCTACGCGGATCAGCAGCGTTACCGCATCGGGCCGAACTACCGTCAGCTGCCGGTCAACCGCCCGGTCAACGGCGACGTCAACACCTACTCCCACAAGGGGCAGATGGCGTACGAGCACAACGACCCCGACGCTCCGGTCTACAGCCCGAACGGCCGCGGCAAGGGCGCCGGCTACCTGGATGACGGCGTGACCTCCAACCACGGCGACTACTTCAGCGACGCCAACGACTACGGTGAGGCGGACGACGCCATGGTGGGCCTGAACACCCACGGCGACGAGCTCTACCGCGGCACCTACGTCAAGCACGCCGAGGACGACGACTTCATCCAGCCGGGCACCCTGTACCGTGAGGTCATGGATGACAAGGAGAAGGAGGAGCTGGCGGACAACATCACCGGCGCCATGGTCGGCGTCTCCCCGGACGTCGAGGAGCGCTGCTACTGGTACTGGTCCTCCGTGGACGAGAACCTGGGCAAGCGCGTCAAGGAACTCTTCGCCGCCAAGAAGGATCTGCCGGAAGATCACAAGTAA
- a CDS encoding RidA family protein — protein MGAVTDRLGELGVELPAVAAPVAAYVPTVRVGDQVWTSGQLPFVDGSLPATGKVGGEVSAEDGEGYARTAALNALAAIDAEVGIDNVARVLKVVVFVASETDFHGQPQVANGASNLMQDVFGDAGIHARSAVGVAVLPMNAPVEVEVVVEVAS, from the coding sequence ATGGGCGCCGTGACTGACCGCCTGGGTGAGCTCGGCGTCGAGCTGCCCGCCGTGGCCGCGCCCGTGGCGGCCTACGTGCCCACCGTGCGCGTCGGCGACCAGGTGTGGACCTCCGGCCAGTTGCCGTTCGTGGACGGCTCCCTGCCGGCCACAGGCAAAGTCGGCGGCGAGGTCTCCGCGGAAGACGGCGAGGGCTACGCCCGCACCGCCGCGTTGAACGCGCTGGCGGCCATTGACGCGGAAGTCGGGATCGACAACGTCGCCCGCGTGCTCAAGGTCGTGGTGTTCGTCGCCTCCGAAACAGATTTCCACGGCCAACCGCAGGTGGCCAACGGCGCCTCCAACCTCATGCAGGACGTCTTCGGCGACGCCGGAATCCACGCCCGCTCCGCCGTGGGCGTGGCCGTGTTGCCGATGAATGCGCCGGTAGAGGTCGAGGTCGTCGTCGAAGTCGCGTCCTGA
- a CDS encoding GatB/YqeY domain-containing protein, producing the protein MSELKETIRQDLKTAMKARDKGRTGTIRMLLAAIQAEETTGAKREATDEDVIKVIAREVKKRRESVEIYTQNGREDLAETELAEIAVLEDYQPAQLDDAAVAEIVDASVAAVAAEQGVDVSEVGMRQMGQVMKEATGRAAGGVDGKRLSGAVKQRLAG; encoded by the coding sequence ATGAGTGAGTTGAAGGAAACCATCCGCCAAGACCTGAAAACGGCCATGAAGGCCCGCGACAAGGGCCGCACCGGCACCATCCGTATGCTGCTGGCCGCCATCCAGGCAGAAGAGACCACCGGCGCCAAGCGCGAGGCCACCGACGAAGACGTGATCAAGGTGATCGCCCGGGAGGTCAAGAAGCGCCGCGAGTCGGTGGAGATCTACACCCAGAACGGGCGCGAGGACTTGGCGGAGACGGAGCTCGCCGAGATCGCCGTCTTGGAGGACTACCAGCCGGCGCAGCTTGACGACGCCGCCGTCGCCGAGATCGTGGACGCCTCCGTGGCGGCGGTCGCCGCCGAGCAGGGCGTCGACGTTTCCGAGGTGGGCATGCGGCAGATGGGTCAGGTCATGAAAGAAGCCACCGGCCGGGCGGCCGGTGGCGTGGACGGCAAGCGCCTGTCCGGCGCCGTCAAGCAGCGCCTGGCCGGTTAA
- a CDS encoding transglycosylase domain-containing protein: MNDAKNLSATVKIILATVLAGVLGALAMAPVAGVSGAAVARTNETMQSNLADMTDGWTPGVTTINDATGEPMAWLYDQRRHPVSGEQISQNMKDAIISIEDHRFYEHEGVDIQGTLRALVTNLLAGGVEQGASTINQQYVKNYLLHVEADSSEDQASATEQSIPRKLREMRMATQLDDELEKDEILTRYLNLVPFGNHAYGIEAAARTYFGLSAAELNVPQSAMLAGMVQSSEYLNPYTNYDVVVERRNTVLQSMAAYGYIDQATADAHAAEPLGVLESPATLPNGCIGAGDRGFFCDYAVTYLQAKGITEEQLRTDSFTVTTTLDPQAQNVAHDTVTSMVSPSQPGVAEVLNVIEPGQDSRDILAMVSSRDYGLDLEAGQTYLPQPSSLIGNGAGSVFKVFTAAAAMEQGVGLDTTLPVPTRYEARGMGSGGAAGCPPNTYCVENAGTYQSQMTLEEALAYSPNTTFIMLIEQVGVEAVVDMSVKLGLRSYTEEGTFNDEYSIAEYFKEANLGSYTLGPTAVNPLELSNVGATLASSGRWCEPNPISSVQDRTGQEVFLERPECESVLDADLSDSLASAMTADTEYGTAAGAANATGFTGTAAAKTGTTESHQSSAFLGFNSEVAMAPYIYNDGTNTTPLCTSPVRQCSGGSLYGGLEPARTFYQTVQRMPSAAAGYVPAANSLYGAGTSATLFNQVIGLSADSARVMLEDAGYSVADTRRGDGAGMPDGAVSQVSMIPGGDKEVVLLVSDGTPTSVTTQAAPAPAPVPAPVPAEAEPAPAPAPGNAPALPEFGITEEDIRGFQRDIDDFLGSLL; the protein is encoded by the coding sequence GTGAATGATGCGAAGAATCTCAGCGCCACCGTCAAGATCATCCTCGCCACCGTCTTGGCCGGAGTTCTCGGCGCCCTGGCCATGGCCCCGGTCGCCGGCGTCTCGGGGGCTGCCGTCGCACGCACCAATGAAACGATGCAGTCCAACCTCGCGGACATGACTGACGGGTGGACGCCGGGGGTGACGACCATCAACGACGCGACCGGCGAGCCCATGGCGTGGCTCTACGATCAGCGCCGCCATCCGGTGTCGGGAGAGCAGATCTCGCAGAACATGAAGGACGCAATCATCTCCATCGAGGATCACCGCTTCTACGAGCACGAGGGCGTGGACATTCAGGGCACCCTGCGCGCCCTGGTGACCAACCTGCTCGCCGGCGGGGTGGAGCAGGGCGCGTCCACGATCAACCAGCAGTACGTGAAGAACTACCTGCTGCACGTCGAGGCCGACTCCTCCGAGGATCAGGCCTCCGCCACCGAGCAATCTATTCCCCGCAAGCTGCGGGAGATGCGCATGGCCACCCAGCTCGATGACGAGCTGGAGAAGGACGAGATCCTCACGCGCTATCTCAACCTGGTGCCCTTTGGAAACCACGCCTACGGCATTGAGGCCGCGGCCCGCACTTACTTCGGGCTCTCCGCGGCCGAACTGAACGTGCCGCAGTCCGCGATGCTGGCGGGCATGGTGCAGTCCTCGGAGTACCTGAACCCGTACACCAATTACGACGTCGTGGTGGAGCGCCGCAACACCGTGCTGCAGTCGATGGCCGCGTACGGCTACATCGATCAGGCCACGGCCGACGCCCACGCGGCGGAGCCGTTGGGGGTGCTGGAGTCGCCGGCCACCCTGCCCAACGGCTGCATCGGGGCCGGCGATCGCGGCTTCTTCTGCGACTACGCCGTGACCTACCTGCAGGCCAAGGGCATCACGGAAGAGCAGCTGCGCACCGACTCCTTCACCGTCACCACCACGCTGGACCCGCAGGCCCAAAACGTCGCGCACGACACGGTGACCAGCATGGTATCTCCCTCCCAGCCGGGCGTGGCCGAGGTTCTCAACGTGATTGAGCCGGGCCAGGACAGCCGCGACATCCTCGCGATGGTCTCTTCCCGCGACTACGGCCTCGACCTGGAGGCGGGCCAGACGTACCTGCCGCAGCCAAGTTCGCTGATCGGCAACGGCGCGGGTTCGGTGTTCAAGGTCTTCACCGCCGCCGCGGCCATGGAGCAGGGCGTGGGGCTGGACACCACCCTGCCCGTGCCCACCCGCTACGAGGCCCGGGGCATGGGTTCCGGCGGCGCCGCGGGATGCCCGCCGAACACCTACTGCGTGGAAAACGCCGGCACCTACCAGTCGCAGATGACGCTGGAGGAGGCCTTGGCCTACTCCCCGAACACGACCTTCATCATGCTCATCGAGCAGGTGGGCGTGGAGGCCGTGGTGGACATGTCCGTCAAGCTCGGCCTACGCAGCTACACCGAGGAAGGCACCTTCAACGACGAGTACTCCATCGCCGAGTACTTCAAGGAGGCCAACCTCGGCTCCTACACCCTGGGCCCCACCGCGGTGAACCCGCTGGAGCTGTCCAACGTGGGCGCCACCCTGGCCTCCTCCGGCCGCTGGTGCGAGCCCAACCCGATCTCCTCCGTCCAGGACCGCACGGGCCAGGAAGTCTTCCTCGAGCGTCCCGAGTGCGAGAGCGTGCTCGACGCCGACCTGTCCGATTCCCTGGCCAGCGCCATGACCGCGGACACGGAGTACGGCACCGCCGCGGGCGCCGCCAACGCCACCGGCTTCACCGGCACCGCGGCCGCCAAGACCGGCACCACCGAGTCCCACCAGTCCTCCGCGTTCCTGGGCTTCAACAGTGAAGTGGCGATGGCGCCGTACATCTACAACGACGGCACCAACACCACGCCTTTGTGCACCTCCCCGGTGCGCCAGTGCTCCGGCGGCTCGCTCTACGGCGGCCTGGAGCCGGCCCGCACCTTCTACCAGACGGTGCAGCGGATGCCGAGCGCGGCCGCCGGCTACGTCCCGGCCGCCAACTCCCTGTACGGGGCCGGCACGTCCGCCACCTTGTTCAACCAGGTCATCGGGCTATCCGCCGATTCGGCGCGGGTGATGCTCGAAGACGCCGGCTACTCGGTGGCCGACACCCGCCGGGGTGACGGCGCGGGCATGCCCGACGGCGCGGTCTCCCAGGTCTCCATGATCCCGGGCGGGGACAAGGAAGTGGTTCTGCTGGTCTCTGACGGCACACCCACCTCCGTGACGACGCAGGCGGCCCCGGCGCCGGCCCCCGTTCCGGCTCCGGTTCCCGCTGAGGCGGAACCCGCCCCCGCACCGGCCCCCGGGAACGCCCCCGCCCTCCCCGAATTTGGGATCACCGAAGAAGACATCCGCGGCTTTCAGCGCGACATAGACGACTTCCTCGGCTCCCTGCTCTAA
- a CDS encoding MBL fold metallo-hydrolase, producing the protein MEHPAYSQLRPVTTSTSVVLCANPSYTALEGTNSWLVRAPEDDAAIVIDPGPEDEGHLNILSARGERVALILLTHRHDDHAEGARRLRQLTGAPIRAFDERYCSDDAEALTHGEIISLDDVTPEIEVVHTPGHTADSTSFFVWSGEAKKTALEGIVSGDTIVGRHTTMISETDGDLGDYLDSLDLLATRGEGVPLLPGHGANLPDTSVMAQKYIERRNYRLRQIREQRAEHGTDIDLRTLVENMYDDVDPVLRGAAQQSTRVALRYLAEIGE; encoded by the coding sequence ATGGAGCATCCTGCGTATAGCCAACTGCGACCGGTGACCACGTCCACCTCCGTGGTCTTGTGCGCAAATCCCAGCTACACCGCCTTGGAGGGGACGAACTCATGGCTGGTGCGAGCCCCGGAGGACGACGCGGCCATCGTCATCGACCCGGGACCGGAGGACGAGGGACATCTCAACATCCTGTCGGCGAGGGGGGAGCGGGTGGCGCTGATCCTGCTCACCCACCGCCACGACGACCACGCGGAAGGCGCCCGCCGCCTGCGCCAGCTGACGGGTGCGCCGATCCGCGCCTTCGACGAACGGTACTGCTCCGATGACGCGGAAGCGTTGACGCACGGCGAAATCATCTCGCTGGACGACGTCACCCCCGAGATCGAGGTCGTGCACACCCCCGGCCACACCGCGGACTCCACGAGCTTCTTCGTCTGGTCCGGCGAGGCCAAAAAAACGGCCCTGGAAGGCATCGTCTCCGGCGACACGATCGTCGGCCGCCACACCACCATGATCTCCGAAACCGACGGCGACCTGGGGGACTACCTCGATTCCCTGGACCTGCTGGCCACCCGCGGCGAAGGCGTCCCCCTGTTGCCGGGCCACGGCGCAAACCTGCCGGACACCTCCGTGATGGCGCAGAAGTACATCGAGCGCCGCAACTACCGGCTGCGGCAGATCCGGGAGCAGCGGGCCGAACACGGCACCGACATCGATCTGCGCACCCTGGTGGAGAACATGTACGACGACGTCGACCCGGTGCTGCGCGGGGCCGCCCAGCAGTCGACGCGCGTGGCGCTGCGCTACCTGGCGGAAATCGGCGAATAA
- a CDS encoding Ohr family peroxiredoxin, giving the protein MAEKKYTQSVTSTGGGRDGRITGDGQMNMDLRPLDAKEDGTNPEALLAAAWAACFNGALQKTMKEEGVDVDAHTPSVTAHVSFYTLDDGGLQLGAVLEASFENQSGIDDIEGLLRKTHDFCPVSKAYRGDLVELKVAPAA; this is encoded by the coding sequence ATGGCAGAGAAGAAATACACCCAGTCCGTCACCTCCACCGGCGGCGGCCGCGACGGCCGCATCACCGGCGACGGCCAGATGAACATGGACCTGCGCCCGCTCGACGCCAAGGAAGACGGCACCAACCCGGAGGCGCTGCTCGCCGCCGCGTGGGCCGCCTGCTTCAACGGCGCCCTGCAGAAGACCATGAAGGAAGAGGGCGTCGACGTCGACGCGCACACCCCGTCCGTCACCGCGCACGTCAGCTTCTACACGCTCGATGACGGCGGCCTCCAGCTCGGCGCCGTGCTCGAGGCGTCCTTCGAGAACCAGTCCGGCATCGACGACATCGAGGGGCTGCTGCGCAAGACGCATGACTTCTGCCCCGTGTCCAAGGCCTACCGCGGCGACCTCGTCGAGTTGAAGGTCGCTCCGGCGGCCTAA
- the glxR gene encoding CRP-like cAMP-activated global transcriptional regulator GlxR, giving the protein MEGVQEILARAGIFQGVDPEAVADLISDMESVRYPRGTTIFEEGDPGDRLYIITAGKIKLARHAPDGRENLLSVMGASDMFGELSIFDPGPRTSSAVCVTDVQAATMTSEMLRKWVDDYPSISQQLLRVLARRLRRTNSNLADLIFTDVPGRVAKTLLQLANRFGTQEGGALRVNHDLTQEEIAQLVGASRETVNKALATFAHRGWIRLEGKSVLIVDTEHLARRAR; this is encoded by the coding sequence ATGGAGGGCGTCCAGGAAATTCTGGCCCGCGCCGGCATCTTTCAGGGAGTTGATCCCGAGGCCGTCGCAGACCTGATCAGCGATATGGAGTCGGTCCGCTACCCGCGCGGCACCACCATCTTCGAAGAAGGCGATCCCGGAGACCGCCTGTACATCATCACCGCGGGCAAGATTAAGCTCGCCCGGCACGCCCCGGACGGGCGCGAGAACCTGCTGTCCGTGATGGGCGCGTCCGACATGTTCGGCGAGCTGTCCATCTTCGATCCGGGGCCGCGCACCTCGTCCGCGGTGTGCGTGACCGACGTGCAGGCCGCGACGATGACCTCGGAGATGCTGCGGAAATGGGTCGACGATTATCCGTCGATCTCCCAGCAGCTGCTGCGGGTGCTCGCCCGCCGTCTGCGCCGCACCAACTCCAACCTGGCCGACCTGATCTTCACGGACGTGCCCGGCCGCGTGGCCAAGACGCTGCTGCAGCTGGCCAACCGCTTCGGCACCCAGGAAGGCGGCGCGCTGCGCGTCAACCACGACCTCACCCAGGAGGAGATCGCCCAGCTGGTCGGCGCCTCCCGCGAGACGGTGAACAAGGCCCTGGCCACCTTCGCCCACCGCGGCTGGATCCGCCTGGAAGGCAAGTCGGTGCTCATCGTCGACACCGAGCACCTCGCCCGGCGCGCCCGCTAA